A window of the Lactuca sativa cultivar Salinas chromosome 7, Lsat_Salinas_v11, whole genome shotgun sequence genome harbors these coding sequences:
- the LOC111890925 gene encoding uncharacterized protein LOC111890925, producing the protein MEYATQWLFVALLLWNSLWNCIHLTDMCPQLQKEEYEESNAMGGYSGQNQRTYDQPRGNQGWNNNQNMGYQQRQPPHYQARPPFPQQNYQPRQPQPPPQQVSSSSMSLEDIVKSLDTSTQSFQQETKASIKNLEQQMEQLAQSMSKMEDQGKLPPQNEKNPKHNAYAISLRSGKKYDGPKMPKEEEEEELVIEEPPKKDEKKEKMVEKKKPKEKEAKITQPPFPSRLSSNKKEREYSEVMKMFWKVEVNIPILDAIKQVPRYAKFLKELCTSKKKLQGNETVKASENVYVVL; encoded by the coding sequence ATGGAATATGCTACACAATGGCTTTTTGTAGCTCTTTTACTATGGAATTCGCTATGGAATTGCATTCACCTGACCGATATGTGTCCTCAATTGCAAAAAGAAGAATATGAAGAATCAAATGCTATGGGAGGCTATTCCGGGCAaaatcaaagaacttatgatcagCCCCGAGGAAATCAAGGGTGGAACAACAACCAAAACATGGGCTATCAACAAAGACAACCACCCCATTACCAAGCAAGGCCACCATTTCCACAACAAAATTACCAACCGAGGCAACCACAACCTCCTCCTCAACAAGTTAGCTCCTCGAGCATGTCCTTAGAAGACATAGTCAAAAGCCTTGACACTAGCACTCAAAGTTTTCAACAAGAAACAAAGGCAAGCATCAAGAATCTTGAGCAACAAATGGAACAACTTGCTCAATCGATGAGTAAAATGGAAGATCAAGGCAAACTGCCTCCTCAAAACGAAAAAAACCCAAAGCACAATGCTTATGCAATTAGCTTGAGGAGTGGAAAGAAATATGATGGCCCAAAGAtgcccaaagaagaagaagaggaggagttGGTGATAGAAGAACCACCAAAGAAggatgaaaagaaagaaaaaatggtGGAGAAAAAGAAGCCGAAAGAGAAAGAAGCAAAGATCACACAACCACCTTTTCCATCAAGATTGAGCAGCaataaaaaagagagagaatatAGTGAAGTAATGAAAATGTTTTGGAAAGTGGAAGTCAACATCCCTATCTTAGACGCGATCAAACAAGTACCTAGATATgctaagttccttaaggaactttgcacATCTAAAAAGAAGCTGCAAGGTAATGAGACAGTGAAAGCaagtgaaaatgtttatgtagtTTTGTAG